From the Candidatus Latescibacter sp. genome, one window contains:
- a CDS encoding arginine decarboxylase, pyruvoyl-dependent, with amino-acid sequence MQSYVPREVFLTRGVGVHKFRLSSFEDALRNAGVANQNLVSVSSILPPGCKIISRDEGLAKLAPGAIRYTVISRIDTTEHGRRIAASIGIAQPKEKSNWGYLSEVHEFGFTHRKAADMAEDLAASMLGTTLGIEIDPDKAWIEREQLYKATGLIIHTSNITQTASGNTGLWTTAVALAVFIT; translated from the coding sequence ATGCAGAGTTACGTTCCGCGAGAGGTTTTCTTAACCCGAGGGGTTGGTGTTCATAAGTTTCGGTTGAGCTCTTTTGAGGATGCGCTCAGGAACGCCGGAGTTGCCAACCAGAACCTCGTATCGGTGTCCTCGATCCTGCCGCCCGGCTGCAAGATTATTTCCAGGGATGAAGGTCTCGCCAAACTGGCGCCGGGCGCCATCCGATATACCGTCATTTCACGGATTGATACCACCGAACATGGGAGAAGGATCGCCGCATCCATCGGCATCGCACAGCCCAAGGAAAAATCGAACTGGGGATACCTGAGCGAAGTGCACGAATTCGGTTTCACCCACCGTAAAGCAGCCGACATGGCGGAGGATCTGGCGGCCTCCATGCTGGGCACCACTCTCGGCATCGAGATCGATCCTGACAAGGCGTGGATAGAGCGAGAGCAGCTCTACAAGGCCACAGGTCTTATCATCCATACGAGCAATATCACCCAGACAGCCAGCGGGAATACAGGCTTGTGGACAACCGCAGTGGCCCTTGCGGTGTTCATCACCTGA
- a CDS encoding DUF3800 domain-containing protein, whose product MYLCYIDESGTPDIPGNTSHYILAGVSIPVQYWKDCDNDIENIKSKYGCCCRCSAFHEFIVLLQDM is encoded by the coding sequence ATGTACTTATGCTACATTGATGAGTCGGGAACTCCTGATATACCGGGTAATACATCTCACTATATTCTCGCTGGAGTGTCTATTCCCGTTCAATATTGGAAAGATTGTGATAATGATATCGAAAATATCAAATCAAAATATGGATGTTGTTGTAGGTGTTCGGCATTTCACGAATTCATCGTGCTCTTGCAAGATATGTAA
- the speY gene encoding deoxyhypusine synthase: protein MKKHLDCFKRIAPEPVTGGEIRQLIEGAFLAYNSARLREACLIFQSKFAVPGVTVALSAAGALTPAGLGGSCLVPLMKAGLIDWMVLTGANLYHDLHFALEQPLHMGNPLLDDRELRSAGVVRIYDILFKSDILFEADSYVRDFCESLGDRGRIGSAEFHHLLGKKLLREKPENASRSLLATAAELGIPLFTSSPGDSTLGMNMAALALDGVNLDFDVVLDVNQTAAIVHSAKKAGGLSGVLLLGGGSPKNFIMQTEPYIREILMLPDTGHDYFIQFTDARPDTGGLSGATPSEAVSWGKINPDMLPDTVVCYGDTTVYLPLLTAYMMESGIARPQKRLYDRLNAMLAELRADWREHRKE from the coding sequence GTGAAAAAACATCTGGACTGTTTCAAGCGAATCGCGCCCGAACCGGTCACCGGTGGAGAAATCCGCCAGTTGATCGAAGGCGCATTCCTTGCGTATAACAGCGCCCGGCTACGGGAAGCCTGCCTTATATTTCAGAGCAAGTTTGCAGTCCCGGGTGTGACTGTCGCATTGTCTGCCGCAGGGGCGCTCACCCCGGCGGGTCTGGGCGGATCCTGCCTGGTTCCTCTCATGAAAGCGGGCCTGATCGACTGGATGGTGCTGACCGGCGCAAATCTCTATCACGATCTTCACTTCGCCCTCGAACAGCCCCTGCACATGGGCAATCCCCTGCTCGATGACCGTGAGCTGCGGTCGGCCGGGGTTGTGAGGATTTACGATATCCTTTTCAAAAGCGACATCTTGTTCGAGGCCGACTCCTATGTCCGTGATTTCTGCGAATCCCTCGGCGACCGGGGGAGGATAGGATCAGCCGAATTCCACCACCTTCTCGGGAAAAAACTTCTCCGGGAAAAACCCGAAAACGCCAGCCGGTCGCTCCTTGCGACCGCAGCCGAACTCGGCATTCCGCTCTTTACCTCCTCTCCCGGAGATTCCACCCTCGGCATGAATATGGCCGCGCTCGCCCTTGACGGCGTCAATCTCGATTTTGATGTCGTTCTCGATGTCAACCAGACCGCCGCCATAGTCCATTCGGCGAAAAAGGCTGGCGGACTATCAGGCGTTCTCCTGCTCGGCGGAGGGTCGCCCAAGAATTTCATCATGCAGACCGAACCCTATATCCGGGAAATCCTCATGCTCCCGGACACCGGGCATGATTATTTCATCCAGTTCACCGACGCCCGCCCGGACACCGGCGGACTCTCCGGTGCAACCCCTTCCGAAGCGGTCTCCTGGGGCAAGATCAACCCGGACATGCTCCCCGATACCGTCGTCTGCTACGGCGACACCACGGTTTACCTCCCCCTGCTCACTGCATACATGATGGAATCCGGCATCGCGCGCCCCCAGAAACGACTCTATGACCGCCTCAATGCCATGCTCGCGGAATTACGGGCGGATTGGCGGGAACACAGGAAGGAGTGA
- a CDS encoding type II toxin-antitoxin system HicB family antitoxin: MICKVPLVLAPQPEGGYTVTSPLLPELVTEGDTIEEALENVRDALEATIEAYHDLGRVLPKNVQISDTTSPVWLEAIVAIP; the protein is encoded by the coding sequence ATGATATGTAAAGTCCCATTAGTTCTTGCACCGCAACCTGAGGGTGGGTATACCGTTACCTCGCCTCTTCTGCCTGAATTGGTGACTGAAGGGGACACCATTGAAGAGGCTCTGGAAAACGTTCGAGATGCTCTTGAAGCTACTATTGAAGCGTATCATGATCTTGGACGAGTTTTGCCCAAGAATGTTCAGATTTCCGATACAACAAGCCCTGTCTGGCTTGAAGCTATAGTTGCGATCCCATGA
- a CDS encoding transglutaminase-like domain-containing protein gives MRLKNGNHAIMNAYWKKTLFIVLSFLITSPALSETVKTSWGGGAEMVYDAGFMQTLMKHPSGGVSLFNRTLIENDSPGVGVSEKGPNLDAVWGKNRGRKIFFLEDPRAFSAWIVIMPAYGKPLKHPLKFFINGHETEYDHPETKQTIDYYRWLEFPAKWLQKGKNTIDFACLDAKTEDEGWLIFTPRADDFPQGGGDPSHAGETSWKSFDDGKTWKESPFGPDGKTRAEYTVRLSLDRYEQSGWLASPVIDLWKGDSQDFIVPLREIKKMRLAIRAETPEGTKIEYFLRKGANPQPFSPEWESYRAIGNEPSLDFETGGADLNVTPDTASQHRGPLRRYVQFKAVLSTVNPLRSPIIKSAAVTAELEQRVPLHPNIHVVKQENPFIKYSSIDFTWEPWDRPEFRELRRRENLDEVIGGSRTEFDAQVKLLDYVTKRWHQSDAFPGYPAWDGLSILDRIDRAGAGGYCTQFNLLLSAMFQSYGWEARQVNGGGHAIMEVWNDEFGKWIFMDAYTWGNCYDYDKETVEPQSLLELHEKFLDYYFPDRPIEWGKDSSFEYKLIEGKEPPVKRGSNSNYQGTHLTGFLNGVFVRFVTRNNWFEQPLPRPVTDGSSMDWPLQGFVNWYDGKTPPKRHYRWHTDRPRDMWPDLNKVHVDATQGFGNDRLFLRFETYTPNFSHFEVNADDTGWKQVGERWTWLLQSGKNSLLVRAVNKLGAKGKPSVFVVNHADAGLGK, from the coding sequence GTGAGGTTAAAAAATGGAAATCATGCCATTATGAATGCTTATTGGAAAAAGACGCTTTTCATCGTCCTATCATTTCTCATCACCTCCCCTGCACTCTCCGAAACGGTGAAAACTTCCTGGGGCGGAGGTGCGGAAATGGTCTATGACGCCGGTTTCATGCAGACGCTCATGAAACACCCTTCGGGAGGGGTGAGCCTGTTCAACCGTACGCTCATCGAGAATGACAGCCCGGGGGTGGGGGTCAGTGAAAAAGGCCCCAACCTGGATGCTGTCTGGGGGAAAAACCGGGGAAGAAAAATCTTCTTCCTCGAAGATCCCCGCGCTTTCTCCGCGTGGATTGTGATCATGCCCGCCTATGGGAAACCGTTGAAGCACCCCCTGAAGTTCTTTATCAACGGGCACGAGACCGAGTATGACCACCCGGAAACCAAACAGACAATCGACTACTACCGCTGGCTGGAATTCCCCGCTAAATGGCTCCAGAAGGGGAAGAACACCATCGACTTTGCCTGCCTTGATGCAAAAACGGAGGATGAAGGCTGGCTCATTTTCACCCCAAGGGCGGATGATTTCCCGCAGGGCGGCGGCGACCCTTCCCATGCCGGAGAAACATCCTGGAAGTCCTTCGACGATGGCAAGACATGGAAAGAAAGTCCTTTCGGCCCCGACGGAAAGACCAGAGCCGAGTATACGGTACGGCTCAGCCTCGACCGGTATGAGCAGTCCGGCTGGCTGGCAAGCCCGGTCATAGACCTGTGGAAGGGCGATTCGCAGGATTTTATCGTCCCCCTCCGCGAGATAAAGAAGATGAGGCTCGCCATCCGGGCGGAAACTCCGGAAGGAACAAAAATAGAATACTTCCTCAGGAAAGGCGCCAATCCGCAGCCGTTCTCGCCGGAATGGGAATCGTACCGGGCGATTGGAAACGAACCCTCGCTCGATTTCGAAACCGGAGGCGCCGACCTCAATGTTACCCCGGATACTGCTTCGCAGCACCGGGGGCCCCTCCGCCGCTATGTCCAGTTCAAGGCTGTTTTATCCACCGTCAATCCGCTCCGGAGTCCCATAATCAAATCAGCCGCGGTCACCGCGGAGCTGGAGCAGCGCGTTCCCCTGCACCCTAATATCCATGTGGTCAAACAGGAGAATCCTTTCATCAAATATTCCTCCATCGATTTTACATGGGAACCCTGGGACCGCCCGGAATTCAGGGAACTGCGCCGAAGGGAAAACCTCGATGAGGTAATCGGCGGCAGCCGCACGGAATTCGACGCCCAGGTGAAACTTCTCGATTATGTGACCAAACGGTGGCACCAGAGCGACGCTTTTCCCGGGTATCCGGCCTGGGACGGGCTTTCCATCCTCGACCGTATCGACCGCGCCGGCGCCGGGGGATACTGCACCCAGTTCAATCTGCTCCTCAGCGCCATGTTCCAGTCCTACGGCTGGGAGGCGCGGCAGGTGAACGGCGGCGGTCATGCGATCATGGAGGTCTGGAACGACGAGTTCGGGAAATGGATATTCATGGACGCCTATACATGGGGCAACTGCTATGATTATGACAAAGAAACCGTGGAACCGCAGAGCCTCCTGGAGCTTCATGAAAAATTTCTCGACTACTACTTTCCGGATCGCCCCATCGAATGGGGGAAAGACAGCAGTTTCGAGTACAAGCTCATCGAGGGCAAAGAGCCTCCAGTAAAACGCGGCTCCAACAGCAATTACCAGGGAACTCATCTCACCGGTTTCCTCAACGGGGTTTTCGTGCGTTTTGTGACCCGCAACAACTGGTTTGAACAACCCCTGCCCAGGCCGGTTACCGATGGGAGCAGCATGGACTGGCCGCTCCAGGGTTTCGTCAACTGGTATGACGGAAAAACCCCGCCCAAACGTCACTACCGCTGGCACACCGACCGTCCCCGCGACATGTGGCCCGATCTCAACAAAGTCCATGTGGACGCAACGCAGGGATTCGGCAACGACCGCCTGTTCCTGCGCTTCGAGACCTACACTCCCAATTTCAGCCATTTCGAGGTGAATGCGGACGACACCGGCTGGAAGCAGGTGGGCGAGCGCTGGACATGGCTCCTCCAGTCGGGGAAGAATTCCCTTCTGGTACGGGCGGTGAATAAACTGGGGGCGAAAGGGAAGCCTTCGGTGTTCGTGGTGAATCACGCCGATGCGGGGCTGGGGAAATGA
- the speB gene encoding agmatinase, whose protein sequence is MDNRSGPCGVHHLNGAIMPSAGIFFKPQVPLREADVAIIGLPWDGTASNRPGARFGPEAIRSATLGIEDYSPYLDGDISRLKIHDAGDLELPLGDTAAALDKIYKEYVHLSGQKMVALGGEHLVSWPLVQVMHKQYGDDLFVIQFDAHADLREQYLWVKLSHATVMNLITGLLGRENTAAVGIRSGASEEWNILSRHPHYFGGVSGKPLDTFPAFAAGSLKGRKVYLSLDLDIFDPGIMPGTGAPEPGGISFSEFIPLLKSLENVEIVGADIVELAPVYDHSGISQALAGTVLREILLLMVKP, encoded by the coding sequence GTGGACAACCGCAGTGGCCCTTGCGGTGTTCATCACCTGAACGGAGCGATCATGCCTTCTGCCGGAATCTTTTTCAAGCCGCAGGTCCCACTCAGGGAGGCGGATGTCGCCATTATCGGGCTCCCCTGGGATGGAACTGCGTCCAATCGTCCCGGAGCGCGGTTCGGGCCGGAAGCCATCCGTTCCGCCACTCTCGGGATAGAGGATTATTCCCCCTATCTCGACGGTGACATTTCCCGGCTGAAAATCCATGACGCCGGCGACCTCGAGCTTCCTCTCGGCGATACTGCTGCCGCTCTGGATAAAATTTATAAAGAATATGTACATCTCTCCGGGCAAAAGATGGTGGCTCTTGGCGGCGAACACCTGGTGAGCTGGCCGCTCGTGCAGGTGATGCATAAGCAGTACGGCGATGATCTTTTTGTCATTCAATTTGATGCACATGCCGATCTACGGGAGCAGTACCTTTGGGTAAAGCTCAGCCACGCCACAGTCATGAACCTGATAACCGGTCTTTTGGGCAGGGAGAACACAGCGGCGGTCGGAATACGGTCCGGCGCTTCCGAGGAGTGGAATATCCTCAGCCGCCATCCCCACTATTTCGGGGGAGTTTCCGGAAAGCCGCTCGATACCTTTCCGGCTTTCGCCGCCGGTTCGCTCAAGGGCAGAAAAGTCTATCTGTCCCTTGACCTGGATATTTTCGATCCCGGGATCATGCCGGGAACAGGTGCGCCCGAGCCGGGAGGCATTTCCTTTTCTGAGTTTATCCCCCTCCTTAAGTCGCTTGAAAACGTTGAAATTGTGGGGGCGGACATCGTGGAGCTTGCCCCGGTGTACGATCATTCGGGGATTTCACAGGCCCTGGCGGGGACTGTCCTCCGTGAGATACTCCTTCTCATGGTGAAACCGTGA